The following coding sequences are from one Streptococcus mitis window:
- a CDS encoding YSIRK-type signal peptide-containing protein (The YSIRK form of extended signal peptide directs nascent proteins to the cross-wall site, while signal peptides lacking YSIRK direct proteins instead to the cell pole. A large fraction of YSIRK proteins are surface proteins anchored by sortase-mediated processing of a C-terminal LPXTG motif.) yields the protein MKDKQKDFRTEKYIRYGIRKYSFGAASVAIAAGLMFLGNGAVSATEVQGAETAVAATSAKKDNQNTAEVKPETEKTAEAKPEVKAEEAKKVNKAILEASIATLESKLSTAKFADATVISSAKEVLATAKAALAKAETNQADVDAQAETVSALSTVVTESNTAGFDNKQAAEKEATKAEAEKKATPAEKALSVATTTLTQVSSEAEVTNKLAETELAKADVKEENKAAVTAAVAKNQAVLAETKALLVDKSVTKEQVDAQLERLNESILAVYNELKNAGIGRDGKFAVALSANEGYTAASTELRKENGEFDGATGKSYKVLDGNNNYKIYVHGYQSENTEVPAANSGQAGISGRTDIPLSKTEAQKLGREAALWKGKLRATGKTNGNTIWGAGGSYEYLATEIYGYTYEQGNHYVYITDAKKRFTLSPEAEAAGYKIKDIKLSNLVPGTGYNEKTDTVEGYVASTLQNGVYDMRYIVTVEKDGQSQQVTFRDLTAGWIGWQDSTAPLIKGKSTMVTIGDKVNHNIKYVDNDGMSRDERAGYVYRSNGEKVVAGSKTAPGGTNGATFTAVDGSKVNTENGPQTVTAHTALNGNFTGSKTSINDVVPGLNYDPKTGDITGTASEAGIYTANVYAKDYNNTTNAKNQDWNMYGQEAHENITIAVAPKITVSNVEAYATKVPVSVSNGANKAEITMPDGTVTKLVVKDGKWTVAAGTTNTAVKEGDQLGDASATAASKINIPVTSDSTQYVGVDSIVAKATTDKVRADLQREVVKVKDANNKEYTATFNSATGKYTLPNEDAYVLKDNGDGTTTLTERRVYTDAKADGSVDYIVYEFTRTWNATSSAATLTEKVAEIRKNGEVTAVGDVTRTVTALPKAQTTDTKGVTVTVTYDSATNTWTASDGSTVTAEKSNAGWKISTDSGFKGYVAFREATGTDVASIQNDKPAGTSTSYADTQGNSVDLLKSPKANVAFEDKIDDESDDAQSETIKTKLTVTSPSGAKKEFNLAEAEEKAFIQAQRTAAEKTKAAAEAVANAQGTENELAKLQELVDRQDRIVEDAQKALDDLHLRTISPTAQDLAEKKLKAAKEQQASLKAELDKAKAGLPDVEAKVKSARDEALAAEKAVETAREALKTAAEKNLANPEIAAYTLGEYGSYKVTVRSVDSNGVVTTPTVGKTDSGEVTEDAVAETTYYIVVSKPEKSSGAEAQKQADSMEKGFKTGLPNDAEVSDYKLVDPESGKKVNSVTTDEGTYEIDENTGKVNFTPAPGFIGTAKPLTVSANVTLTGDDGQPVVVESSTTYTPTVYGVKPSNDETKGKQGQTQESKSGKDRFSELNTGTNTPDGTNVDWTTAKYSLEGADEEGKVVVKGEGTYTIDKDGKVTFTPEPSFKGKAQGVEVKVAVTATDSEGNKVEVTSSGNYTPEVEEVEPTAEPKETSGKQGRPQTQDATTMFKEGDESAPINKSTVKLVDPTGAEVTTMPALKDGKEVGTYTLDPETGVITFQPNKDFTGTPDPAKVTAADKNGTKVETTYTPTVTPVVPEGQDKTTTNLQGKPQQSRVTFTPGDNEFPIDDKVPATFEDGTTKKVVSGEGTYTVDPDGTVHFQPEEQFTGVAKGVTVKRVDTNGTPATAKYTPIVKPVVPEGFDNVTTGVQGQEQNGKPYFKPGNEAVPIDYDKPATLLDPETKQPVPSNELPAKDPEGNVIGKYTLDPTTGVVKFTPIDKSYVGPVQPVTVQRVDKNNTPATADYTPVIVGVKPTAKPAESTDVQGATQKQPITFKGGTADLEDPVGNPIKSDPVPINPGSVTLVGENGKPTDEVVVKDPKDPSKVIGKYTLVKEPGKDPVAVYTPEDKTYVGPVPPVTIQAADMNGTPVQTTYTPNITPVKPTATPAKTTDIQGKAQTGLPEFKGGKVTVNGEEKVVPIDETKAPKLIDPKTGNPVDSVTVEGEGTYTIEDGKVKFQPQPQFTGTATGVEVQREDTNGTAVKAKYTPTVTPVKPTGEDVTSEDIQGAEQNGTPKFTPGNPDVAITITDDQPAKLIDPETGKPTDKNKVVTPGEGTYTIDPKTGEVTFQPEPQFSGQATGVTVQVKDANGTPVEANYTPKVKGVTPTATPAKSKDIQGKPQTGLPEFKGGTVTVNGVPKTVEIDETKAPKLLDPETGEPTDEAVVIPGEGTYTIEDGKVKFQPEPQFTGKGEGVEVQRVDKNGTPVTAKYTPKVVPVTPTGEDKTSVGPKGQPQTGTPEFEGGSAKINGKEETVEIDKAVPAKLVDPKTGDPVDSVTVEGEGTYTIDKDGKVTFTPEPEFLGTATGVTVQRVDKNGTEVTAKYTPTVTPVTATVDKTTEGPKNTPQSETPEFTGDVDLDVPPTFSDGSTKMVVDGEGTYTIDKDGKVTFTPEEDYVGTGEGVTVVRKDKAGKTIAAKYTPTVRPGTDYVDENGKEIPGFPSKDGEKPKVDIPGYRYKETITDEHGNTRHIYEQVKTFFKDKDGNPIPNTPTEEGEQPKKDIPGYRFVETKPLPNGDVEHVYEKVTPPAPTPSPVPQPNPGNQNITIWTDENGNPVKPSEPGSKEPGTIPGYEYVKTVTDSNGSIRHIFKKVEMPTPRPVEPATPAMPEQPAKPQVPATPAQPVQPTAVKEAEAKRELPNTGTEDNASLAALGLLGVLSGFGLVARKKKED from the coding sequence GTAACGGCGCAGTATCTGCGACGGAAGTACAAGGTGCGGAAACTGCAGTAGCAGCAACTTCAGCTAAAAAAGATAATCAGAATACTGCAGAAGTAAAACCAGAAACTGAAAAAACTGCAGAAGCAAAACCTGAAGTGAAAGCAGAAGAGGCTAAAAAAGTCAACAAGGCAATACTGGAAGCAAGTATTGCTACTTTGGAGTCTAAACTTTCAACTGCTAAATTTGCAGATGCTACAGTAATAAGTTCAGCTAAGGAAGTATTGGCAACAGCTAAAGCAGCTCTTGCAAAGGCTGAAACTAACCAAGCAGATGTAGATGCACAAGCAGAAACTGTATCAGCATTGAGCACAGTTGTTACTGAGTCAAATACTGCTGGTTTCGATAACAAACAAGCAGCTGAAAAAGAAGCTACGAAAGCTGAAGCTGAAAAGAAAGCTACTCCAGCTGAGAAAGCTCTTTCAGTAGCAACAACAACTCTTACACAAGTATCATCAGAAGCTGAAGTAACAAACAAATTAGCTGAGACTGAACTTGCTAAGGCTGATGTCAAAGAAGAAAACAAGGCAGCAGTTACAGCAGCAGTAGCTAAGAACCAAGCAGTACTTGCTGAAACTAAGGCTCTTTTGGTTGATAAGAGTGTCACAAAAGAGCAAGTAGATGCTCAATTGGAACGCCTCAACGAATCCATCCTTGCAGTTTACAATGAATTGAAAAATGCAGGAATCGGTCGTGATGGTAAGTTTGCAGTAGCTCTTTCAGCTAACGAAGGATATACAGCAGCTTCCACAGAATTACGAAAAGAAAATGGCGAATTCGATGGAGCTACTGGTAAATCTTACAAAGTATTAGATGGTAACAACAATTACAAAATTTATGTTCATGGTTATCAATCAGAGAATACAGAAGTGCCTGCGGCTAATAGTGGACAAGCAGGGATAAGTGGTCGTACTGATATTCCTTTATCAAAAACAGAAGCTCAGAAACTTGGTCGTGAAGCTGCTCTATGGAAAGGGAAACTTCGTGCTACAGGAAAAACTAATGGGAATACAATATGGGGTGCGGGTGGATCTTATGAATATTTAGCGACAGAAATTTATGGATACACATATGAACAAGGCAATCACTACGTGTATATCACTGATGCTAAAAAACGTTTCACTTTATCACCAGAAGCAGAAGCTGCGGGATATAAAATTAAAGATATCAAACTAAGTAACTTAGTTCCTGGTACTGGATATAATGAAAAAACAGACACAGTAGAAGGATACGTAGCATCTACTCTTCAAAACGGTGTTTATGATATGCGTTATATCGTTACAGTTGAAAAAGATGGTCAATCTCAACAAGTTACTTTCCGTGACTTAACAGCTGGATGGATTGGATGGCAAGACTCAACAGCTCCATTAATTAAAGGTAAATCTACAATGGTCACAATTGGAGATAAAGTGAACCATAATATTAAATATGTTGACAACGATGGAATGAGTCGTGATGAAAGAGCTGGTTATGTATACAGAAGTAATGGAGAAAAAGTTGTTGCCGGTTCAAAAACGGCTCCTGGAGGCACGAATGGAGCAACCTTTACTGCAGTTGATGGATCTAAAGTAAATACCGAGAACGGACCACAAACTGTCACAGCCCACACAGCCTTAAATGGTAATTTTACGGGAAGTAAAACTTCGATAAATGATGTTGTACCAGGATTAAATTATGATCCAAAAACTGGAGATATTACAGGAACAGCGTCAGAAGCTGGAATTTATACAGCAAATGTTTACGCCAAAGACTATAATAATACAACCAATGCGAAAAATCAGGATTGGAATATGTATGGTCAAGAAGCTCATGAAAATATTACGATTGCAGTAGCTCCAAAAATTACTGTATCTAATGTTGAAGCGTATGCAACAAAAGTTCCAGTATCTGTTTCTAACGGTGCTAATAAAGCAGAAATCACAATGCCAGATGGAACAGTTACAAAATTAGTTGTAAAAGACGGTAAATGGACTGTAGCTGCAGGAACTACTAATACAGCTGTAAAAGAAGGAGATCAATTAGGAGATGCTTCAGCAACAGCAGCGTCTAAAATTAATATTCCTGTTACTTCAGACTCTACACAATATGTTGGAGTAGATAGTATTGTAGCGAAAGCAACAACTGATAAAGTTCGTGCAGACTTACAACGTGAAGTTGTGAAAGTGAAAGATGCAAATAATAAAGAATATACAGCTACATTTAATAGTGCAACTGGTAAATATACGCTTCCAAATGAAGACGCATATGTCTTAAAAGACAATGGAGATGGAACTACAACATTAACAGAACGTCGTGTTTATACAGATGCAAAAGCAGATGGTAGTGTTGACTATATTGTATACGAATTCACTCGTACATGGAATGCAACATCTTCAGCAGCTACTTTAACAGAAAAAGTTGCAGAAATTCGTAAAAATGGGGAAGTAACAGCAGTAGGAGATGTAACTCGTACAGTTACTGCATTACCAAAAGCTCAAACAACTGATACAAAAGGAGTCACTGTAACTGTAACTTATGATTCAGCAACAAACACATGGACTGCGTCTGATGGATCTACAGTTACTGCTGAAAAATCAAATGCTGGATGGAAGATTTCTACAGATTCAGGATTTAAAGGATATGTAGCTTTCCGAGAAGCAACAGGAACAGACGTGGCTTCTATTCAAAATGATAAGCCAGCGGGAACATCAACAAGTTATGCAGATACACAAGGAAATTCTGTAGACTTATTGAAATCACCAAAAGCAAATGTAGCATTTGAAGATAAAATTGACGATGAGTCCGATGATGCTCAATCTGAAACAATTAAAACTAAATTAACGGTAACTTCACCAAGTGGAGCTAAAAAAGAATTTAACTTAGCTGAAGCTGAAGAAAAAGCATTTATTCAAGCACAACGTACTGCTGCAGAAAAAACAAAAGCGGCAGCAGAAGCTGTAGCAAATGCTCAAGGTACAGAAAATGAATTAGCTAAACTTCAAGAATTAGTAGACCGTCAAGATAGAATTGTAGAGGATGCACAAAAAGCATTAGATGATTTACATCTACGTACAATTTCACCAACAGCACAAGACTTAGCTGAGAAAAAATTAAAAGCAGCAAAAGAACAACAAGCATCATTAAAAGCTGAATTAGATAAAGCAAAAGCTGGATTACCAGATGTAGAAGCAAAAGTAAAATCAGCTCGTGATGAAGCTCTTGCAGCTGAAAAAGCTGTAGAAACAGCTCGTGAAGCATTAAAAACAGCAGCTGAGAAGAACTTAGCAAACCCAGAAATCGCAGCATATACATTAGGTGAGTATGGAAGTTATAAAGTAACAGTAAGATCTGTTGACTCAAATGGTGTTGTAACAACTCCAACAGTAGGAAAAACAGATTCAGGAGAAGTTACAGAAGATGCAGTTGCAGAAACAACTTACTACATCGTAGTTTCTAAACCTGAAAAATCTTCTGGTGCAGAAGCTCAAAAACAAGCTGATTCAATGGAAAAAGGATTCAAGACTGGTTTACCAAATGATGCAGAAGTATCTGACTACAAACTAGTTGATCCAGAATCAGGTAAAAAAGTAAATTCTGTAACTACTGATGAAGGTACTTATGAAATTGATGAAAACACAGGTAAAGTGAACTTCACACCAGCTCCAGGATTTATTGGTACGGCTAAACCTTTAACAGTTTCAGCTAATGTAACGTTAACAGGAGATGATGGTCAACCAGTAGTAGTAGAATCTTCAACTACTTACACACCAACTGTATATGGTGTTAAACCATCTAATGATGAAACTAAAGGAAAACAAGGACAAACTCAAGAATCTAAATCAGGAAAAGATCGTTTCTCTGAATTAAACACAGGAACTAATACTCCAGATGGAACAAATGTAGACTGGACAACAGCGAAGTACTCATTAGAAGGCGCTGATGAAGAAGGTAAAGTTGTAGTAAAGGGCGAAGGAACATACACAATCGATAAAGATGGTAAAGTAACCTTCACACCAGAACCAAGCTTCAAAGGTAAAGCACAAGGAGTAGAGGTTAAAGTAGCTGTAACAGCAACAGACTCAGAAGGAAATAAAGTTGAAGTTACATCTAGTGGAAACTACACTCCAGAAGTGGAAGAAGTAGAACCAACTGCAGAACCAAAAGAGACAAGTGGAAAACAAGGTAGACCACAAACTCAAGATGCAACTACAATGTTTAAAGAAGGTGACGAATCAGCACCAATCAATAAATCTACAGTGAAACTTGTAGATCCAACAGGTGCAGAAGTCACAACAATGCCAGCTCTTAAAGATGGAAAAGAAGTCGGTACTTATACTTTAGATCCAGAAACTGGAGTGATTACATTCCAACCAAATAAAGACTTTACTGGAACACCAGATCCAGCGAAAGTAACAGCTGCAGATAAAAATGGAACAAAAGTTGAAACAACTTACACTCCAACTGTTACTCCAGTAGTACCAGAAGGACAAGATAAAACTACTACAAATTTACAAGGTAAACCCCAACAAAGTAGAGTAACCTTTACTCCGGGAGATAATGAATTCCCAATCGATGATAAAGTACCAGCAACATTTGAAGATGGTACAACTAAAAAAGTAGTATCAGGAGAAGGAACATATACAGTAGATCCTGACGGAACTGTTCATTTCCAACCTGAAGAACAGTTTACAGGTGTAGCTAAAGGTGTAACTGTAAAACGTGTTGATACAAACGGAACACCAGCTACTGCGAAATACACACCAATTGTTAAACCAGTAGTACCAGAAGGATTCGATAATGTGACTACAGGCGTGCAAGGTCAAGAGCAAAATGGTAAACCTTACTTCAAACCAGGAAATGAAGCAGTGCCAATCGATTACGATAAACCAGCAACACTACTTGATCCAGAAACGAAGCAACCTGTTCCTTCAAATGAACTTCCAGCGAAAGATCCAGAAGGAAATGTAATCGGTAAGTATACTTTAGATCCGACTACAGGAGTAGTGAAATTCACACCAATAGATAAAAGTTATGTAGGGCCAGTACAACCAGTAACAGTTCAACGTGTTGATAAAAACAATACACCGGCAACAGCTGATTATACTCCAGTAATCGTAGGAGTTAAACCAACGGCTAAGCCAGCTGAATCAACGGATGTACAAGGTGCAACTCAAAAACAACCTATTACATTCAAAGGTGGAACTGCAGATTTAGAAGATCCAGTTGGAAACCCAATTAAATCAGATCCAGTTCCGATTAATCCAGGTTCAGTTACATTAGTAGGTGAAAATGGAAAACCAACTGATGAAGTAGTTGTAAAAGATCCAAAAGATCCAAGTAAAGTAATCGGTAAGTATACTCTTGTAAAAGAACCTGGTAAAGATCCAGTTGCAGTATACACACCAGAAGACAAAACATATGTAGGACCAGTTCCACCGGTAACTATTCAAGCAGCAGATATGAATGGAACTCCAGTACAAACTACGTATACACCGAATATCACACCGGTTAAACCAACAGCAACACCAGCTAAAACAACAGATATTCAAGGTAAAGCACAAACAGGATTACCAGAATTCAAAGGTGGAAAAGTAACGGTTAATGGTGAAGAGAAAGTTGTTCCAATTGATGAAACAAAAGCTCCAAAACTAATCGATCCTAAGACAGGTAATCCAGTTGATTCTGTAACAGTTGAAGGTGAAGGAACATACACAATCGAAGATGGTAAAGTGAAATTCCAACCACAACCACAATTTACAGGAACAGCTACAGGTGTAGAAGTTCAACGCGAAGATACAAACGGAACCGCTGTAAAAGCTAAATACACTCCAACGGTAACTCCAGTTAAACCAACAGGAGAAGACGTTACATCAGAAGATATTCAAGGTGCTGAACAAAATGGAACACCAAAATTCACACCAGGAAATCCTGATGTTGCAATTACAATTACTGATGATCAACCAGCGAAATTAATCGATCCAGAAACAGGGAAGCCAACTGATAAAAACAAAGTAGTGACTCCTGGTGAAGGAACATACACGATCGATCCTAAGACTGGAGAAGTAACATTCCAACCAGAACCACAATTTTCAGGTCAAGCAACAGGGGTAACTGTTCAAGTGAAAGATGCGAACGGAACACCTGTAGAAGCAAACTACACACCTAAAGTTAAAGGTGTAACACCAACAGCAACACCAGCTAAATCTAAAGATATTCAAGGTAAACCACAAACAGGATTACCAGAATTCAAAGGTGGAACAGTAACGGTTAATGGTGTACCAAAAACTGTTGAGATTGATGAAACAAAAGCACCTAAACTTCTTGATCCAGAAACAGGAGAACCAACTGATGAAGCAGTAGTAATTCCTGGAGAAGGAACATACACAATCGAAGATGGTAAAGTGAAATTCCAACCAGAACCACAATTTACTGGAAAAGGAGAAGGTGTAGAAGTTCAACGTGTTGATAAGAATGGAACGCCAGTAACAGCTAAGTATACTCCAAAAGTAGTGCCAGTAACGCCAACTGGAGAAGATAAGACATCAGTAGGACCAAAAGGCCAACCACAAACAGGAACTCCAGAGTTTGAAGGTGGTTCAGCGAAAATCAATGGTAAAGAAGAAACTGTTGAAATTGATAAGGCTGTTCCAGCTAAACTAGTTGATCCTAAGACAGGAGATCCAGTTGATTCAGTAACAGTTGAAGGAGAAGGAACATACACAATCGATAAAGATGGTAAAGTAACATTCACACCAGAACCAGAATTCCTAGGGACAGCTACAGGAGTAACTGTACAACGTGTAGATAAGAACGGAACTGAAGTAACGGCTAAATACACTCCAACAGTAACACCAGTAACAGCGACTGTAGACAAAACTACAGAAGGACCTAAGAATACTCCTCAATCTGAAACTCCAGAGTTCACAGGAGACGTAGATTTAGATGTACCACCAACATTCTCTGATGGTTCAACTAAGATGGTTGTTGACGGAGAAGGAACTTATACTATCGATAAAGATGGTAAAGTAACATTTACTCCAGAAGAAGATTACGTAGGAACTGGAGAAGGTGTAACTGTTGTAAGAAAAGATAAAGCAGGAAAAACAATTGCTGCTAAATACACTCCAACAGTTCGTCCAGGTACAGACTATGTAGATGAAAATGGTAAAGAAATTCCAGGATTCCCAAGTAAAGATGGAGAAAAGCCTAAGGTAGATATTCCAGGATATAGATATAAAGAAACAATCACTGATGAGCATGGAAATACTCGTCATATCTATGAACAAGTGAAAACATTCTTCAAGGATAAAGATGGAAATCCAATTCCAAATACTCCAACAGAAGAAGGCGAACAACCTAAGAAAGATATTCCAGGCTACCGCTTTGTGGAAACTAAACCACTTCCAAACGGAGATGTTGAACATGTCTACGAAAAAGTAACGCCACCAGCTCCAACACCTTCACCTGTTCCTCAACCAAATCCAGGTAATCAAAATATTACAATTTGGACAGATGAAAATGGTAATCCAGTGAAACCATCTGAACCAGGTTCTAAAGAGCCAGGAACAATTCCAGGTTACGAATACGTCAAGACCGTGACAGATTCAAATGGAAGTATCAGACATATCTTCAAGAAAGTTGAGATGCCAACTCCAAGACCAGTTGAGCCAGCTACTCCAGCAATGCCTGAACAGCCAGCTAAACCTCAAGTACCAGCTACTCCAGCACAACCAGTACAACCAACAGCAGTGAAAGAAGCTGAAGCTAAGCGTGAATTGCCAAATACTGGTACAGAAGACAATGCAAGCCTTGCAGCACTTGGACTTCTCGGAGTATTGAGCGGATTTGGTCTTGTAGCTCGCAAGAAGAAAGAAGATTAA